The following coding sequences are from one Cercospora beticola chromosome 4, complete sequence window:
- a CDS encoding uncharacterized protein (antiSMASH:Cluster_7), with protein MASLFPSSQIPLLLEERQINIAQQQAWEDVEAGWRAREAARLADRRSKMLRAKGLSYLQASPKAAVATTLLDDETRPAASMEAFDDQGLWKTIMTAFYAFACAALTLLMGHKASNDRFPRATSSSKTVLRRDDAARLKHPRVHPSTAGGIHPALFNAVLHSAPKRAIGFLDLPAEIRNQIYTTSIAGMPSNIKLDWFEPIAPSIAHTCRQIRHEYLSLYFENKTIIVNMRDEVRLYHLHRWLGTVKYTPGARKSFRLFKLQYSQSPVEDYFNTHPPSRGPQHLELAMMVQSMAELGLSRDKVEFSIDKKAHVSPQERLTYLRRSVLTLERAYRIVNS; from the exons ATGGCTTCTCTCTTCCCGTCGAGTCAAATCCCTCTTCTCCTGGAAGAACGCCAGATCAATATCGCTCAGCAGCAGGCCTGGGAGGATGTAGAGGCTGGGTGGCGTGCCCGTGAGGCTGCTAGGCTTGCAGACAGACGCTCGAAGATGCTGCGAGCAAAAGGTCTTTCGTACCTTCAAGCATCGCCAAAGGCTGCAGTAGCTACGACCTTGCTTGACGATGAAACTCGtccagcagcatcgatgGAAGCATTTGATGACCAGGGTCTTTGGAAAACAATCATGACTGCCTTCTACGCTTTCGCCTGCGCGGCTCTCACGCTGCTCATGGGTCACAAGGCTTCCAACGATAGGTTCCCTCGAGCCACATCGTCTTCGAAGACGGTGCTCCGGCGAGACGATGCTGCTCGACTGAAACACCCGCGAGTTCATCCGAGCACGGCCGGCGGTATACATCCAGCCCTTTTCAATGCAGTTCTTCACTCAGCCCCGAAGCG TGCTATTGGATTCCTGGACTTACCAGCCGAAATTCGAAATCAAATATACACCACATCCATCGCCGGAATGCCCAGTAACATCAAGCTGGACTGGTTCGAGCCCATCGCGCCGAGCATCGCACATACCTGCCGACAAATTCGACACGAGTATCTCAGCCTCTACTTCGAGAATAAAACAATCATTGTCAACATGAGAGACGAGGTCAGGCTCTACCATCTGCATAGGTGGCTCGGGACTGTGAAGTACACTCCTGGCGCAAGGAAAAGCTTCAGATTGTTCAAGTTGCAATACTCTCAGAGCCCCGTCGAAGATTATTTCAACACGCACCCACCGTCCCGTGGACCTCAGCATCTCGAGTTGGCAATGATGGTTCAAAGTATGGCAGAACTTGGGCTTTCAAGGGATAAAGTGGAGTTCTCCATTGACAAGAAGGCTCACGTCTCTCCGCAAGAGCGATTGACGTATCTCCGTCGTTCAGTGCTGACTTTGGAACGAGCGTATAGAATCGTCAACAGTTAG
- a CDS encoding uncharacterized protein (antiSMASH:Cluster_7) has translation MADASLMGGFDFWHENVVSSTNWLEVLEHGDLAHCNYSPFPGFGNPIANQQGFVEATPHPQALQNPHTHVANQSQAHSNSPESIFSTSSNAVADSITSHGSQNEPLPKPGAYYVDGEPARHPRVKRRKTSTTRRSTDLTSPHCLSLRIPDGLLAGAEDFFKINSATYNDLQNLYRQHCIECPQPWPSYEPIALPAQEVFEHFLGLYFKHFDQILPFLHQSTLNTGPQNSILVLAMASLGCQYLPEGAVSASLADSFHEMTRRCILYAREDASTTLARDLVGSGVEVLHIVGAAHGSDKRLIKSAMEMRSRLGEVVTDCVRQAGADVAPATGGPTSNISWSSWVRRESKLRLAHAAWLLDAKLAYEFQQSPLFSLRDSTLPLPCHEKLWQAETEQEWQSHRSFDTRQPDLCTALQELYVDKKLPHERGEFARIITIHGLYHRIWECARYFSNPLSQWTPTASRQLSGDVLPSTPVWLPGVPAFVKWQNVTCDALDILHWQANATIGQASGLEHPTVLHLHLARTVLLTPYENIVSLAQHVANGTAHLDTARTDQQIITRWASQHQFKARLAAIHAGVVFWHVRRYTIDAFHEAPAVGLAALVLWAFGTFSSRSKSLASGSGTQQTTAKRHHQPQQSEHQLPGENEAEHSSSDDATCEIILIDRPTDDELVQTFIRNGHNMQAHLTGVGDLYAARGPERVLAQACKLLASLRCWGVNAAWLQLLQGVVDTCRRARSD, from the coding sequence ATGGCAGACGCCAGTCTAATGGGCGGATTCGATTTCTGGCATGAGAACGTCGTCTCCAGCACAAACTGGCTCGAAGTTCTGGAGCATGGCGATCTTGCTCACTGCAACTATAGCCCGTTCCCTGGTTTCGGAAATCCCATTGCCAATCAACAGGGCTTTGTCGAAGCGACGCCCCATCCGCAAGCTCTGCAAAATCCCCACACACATGTTGCGAATCAATCTCAGGCACATAGCAACTCTCCGGAGAGTAtattctcgacatcttcgaatGCTGTTGCGGACAGCATCACGAGTCATGGAAGCCAGAACGAACCATTGCCGAAGCCTGGAGCTTATTACGTGGATGGTGAACCCGCGAGGCACCCTAGAGTGAAACGACGCAAAACTTCTACTACCAGACGCTCTACTGACCTGACGAGTCCACACTGCTTGTCCTTACGGATACCCGATGGCCTGCTTGCTGGTGCGGAAGACTTTTTCAAGATCAATTCGGCAACCTACAACGACCTCCAAAACCTCTACCGGCAGCATTGTATCGAATGTCCCCAGCCATGGCCGTCCTATGAACCGATTGCTTTACCCGCGCAGGAAGTCTTCGAACATTTTCTGGGGCTCTACTTCAAGCATTTCGATCAGATTCTGCCTTTTTTGCATCAAAGCACGCTCAACACTGGTCCTCAGAACAGTATACTCGTGCTGGCTATGGCGAGTCTCGGATGCCAGTATCTGCCTGAAGGCGCAGTATCAGCATCACTGGCGGATTCATTCCACGAGATGACACGTCGCTGCATACTCTACGCCAGGGAAGATGCCTCGACGACCTTGGCCAGAGACTTGGTCGGCAGTGGCGTTGAAGTTTTGCACATCGTAGGTGCGGCACATGGGAGCGATAAAAGACTGATCAAATCTGCTATGGAGATGCGGTCAAGACTAGGTGAGGTCGTGACCGACTGTGTACGTCAAGCCGGCGCCGATGTTGCTCCAGCGACTGGTGGTCCAACGAGCAACATTTCATGGTCAAGTTGGGTACGGCGAGAGAGCAAGTTGAGACTGGCTCATGCTGCTTGGTTACTGGACGCGAAACTCGCGTATGAGTTCCAGCAGAGCCCTCTCTTTTCTTTACGAGACAGTACTTTGCCTCTACCATGCCACGAGAAGCTGTGGCAGGCAGAGACGGAGCAGGAATGGCAGTCGCACCGCTCGTTTGACACACGACAGCCTGACCTCTGCACTGCTTTGCAGGAGTTATACGTGGACAAGAAACTACCACACGAACGAGGCGAGTTTGCACGAATCATCACGATACACGGTCTCTATCACCGAATTTGGGAGTGTGCACGCTACTTCAGCAACCCTCTCAGCCAATGGACACCTACGGCAAGCCGCCAGTTGAGTGGAGACGTGCTGCCATCGACCCCAGTGTGGCTTCCTGGTGTACCGGCCTTCGTCAAATGGCAGAATGTGACCTGCGATGCTCTTGACATCTTGCACTGGCAAGCGAACGCTACCATTGGACAAGCTAGTGGCCTTGAGCACCCTACTGTATTGCATTTACACCTTGCAAGAACGGTATTACTGACTCCATACGAAAACATTGTAAGCCTGGCTCAGCACGTGGCGAATGGAACGGCGCACCTCGATACTGCGAGGACAGATCAGCAGATTATCACCCGGTGGGCTTCTCAGCATCAGTTTAAAGCAAGACTGGCCGCCATACATGCAGGTGTGGTCTTTTGGCACGTCCGCAGATACACTATCGATGCCTTTCACGAAGCTCCGGCCGTTGGTCTGGCTGCTCTGGTTCTCTGGGCTTTTGGCACATTTTCCAGCCGGAGCAAGAGTTTGGCGAGCGGCTCGGGAACACAACAGACAACCGCAAAACGCCATCATCAACCACAACAATCGGAGCACCAACTTCCTGGCGAGAATGAAGCAGAGCATAGCAGCAGTGACGACGCTACATGCGAGATCATACTCATTGATCGTCCCACCGATGACGAACTCGTCCAGACTTTCATCCGCAACGGACACAATATGCAAGCACATCTTACCGGCGTCGGAGACCTCTACGCTGCCCGCGGACCCGAGCGAGTTCTGGCGCAAGCATGTAAACTGCTGGCTTCTCTCAGGTGTTGGGGCGTGAATGCTGCTTGGTTGCAGCTATTGCAGGGAGTTGTCGATACCTGTCGCAGGGCTAGATCGGATTGA